From a single Candidatus Brevundimonas phytovorans genomic region:
- the radA gene encoding DNA repair protein RadA, producing MARDTLLYVCQSCGAVHNKWAGQCSGCGEWNCLSEESKSAPPGAMKPASTARGRGLQFETLQSDTPEPPRIVTGVTEFDRVCGGGVVPGSAILLGGDPGVGKSTLLLEVTAKAARNGARVAYISGEEAIEQIRARAKRMGVADAAVSLASATALREILTTLKRDKFDIVIIDSIQTLWSDAHEAGPGSVTQVRACAAELVRLAKDGGPAIILVGHVTKDGQIAGPRVVEHMVDAVLSFEGERGYPFRILRAGKNRFGATDEIGVFEMSDVGLREVTNPSALFLGEGKDRAPGAAVFAGIEGSRPVLVEIQALVAPSAYGTPRRAVVGWDNGRLAMLLAVLEARCGLGFGDKDVYLNIAGGLRISEPAADLAAAAALISSALDKPLPQGCVVFGEIGLSGEVRAVNRAEARLREAKKLGFDRALAPAQAKDKVKKGDVALTTAGLLTEVVERISQNRY from the coding sequence ATGGCGCGCGACACCCTTCTCTATGTCTGTCAGTCCTGCGGGGCGGTTCACAACAAGTGGGCGGGGCAATGCTCCGGCTGCGGCGAGTGGAACTGCCTGTCCGAGGAGTCCAAGTCAGCCCCGCCCGGCGCGATGAAGCCCGCCTCCACAGCGCGCGGGCGCGGGCTTCAATTCGAAACCCTGCAATCCGACACCCCCGAGCCGCCGCGCATCGTCACCGGCGTGACCGAGTTCGACCGCGTCTGCGGCGGCGGCGTGGTGCCCGGCTCGGCCATCCTGCTGGGCGGCGATCCCGGCGTGGGCAAGTCGACCCTGCTGCTGGAGGTCACGGCCAAGGCGGCGCGCAACGGCGCCCGCGTGGCCTATATCTCGGGCGAAGAGGCCATCGAGCAGATCCGCGCCCGCGCCAAGCGCATGGGGGTGGCCGACGCCGCCGTGTCCCTGGCCTCGGCCACGGCCCTGCGCGAAATCCTGACGACGCTGAAGCGCGACAAGTTCGACATAGTCATCATCGATTCCATCCAGACCCTGTGGTCCGACGCCCACGAAGCCGGGCCGGGCTCCGTCACGCAGGTCCGCGCCTGCGCCGCCGAACTGGTGCGGCTGGCCAAGGATGGCGGCCCCGCCATCATCCTGGTCGGCCACGTCACCAAGGACGGCCAGATCGCCGGGCCGCGCGTGGTCGAGCACATGGTCGACGCCGTACTCAGCTTCGAGGGCGAGCGCGGCTATCCCTTCCGCATCCTGCGCGCGGGCAAGAACCGTTTCGGGGCCACCGACGAAATCGGCGTCTTCGAGATGAGCGACGTCGGCCTGCGCGAAGTCACCAACCCGTCAGCCCTCTTCCTCGGCGAAGGCAAGGACCGCGCGCCCGGCGCCGCCGTCTTCGCAGGAATCGAAGGATCGCGGCCAGTTCTGGTGGAAATTCAGGCACTTGTAGCCCCCTCCGCATACGGCACGCCAAGACGCGCGGTCGTCGGCTGGGACAATGGTCGCCTCGCCATGCTGCTCGCCGTACTGGAAGCGCGCTGTGGTCTCGGCTTCGGCGACAAGGACGTCTATCTGAACATCGCCGGGGGCCTGCGGATCAGCGAGCCCGCCGCCGACCTGGCCGCCGCCGCCGCCCTGATCAGTTCCGCCCTGGACAAGCCCCTGCCGCAGGGTTGCGTCGTCTTCGGCGAGATCGGCCTGTCGGGCGAGGTTCGCGCCGTCAATCGCGCCGAAGCCCGGCTGAGAGAGGCGAAAAAGCTCGGCTTCGACCGCGCCCTGGCCCCGGCCCAGGCCAAGGACAAGGTCAAAAAAGGCGACGTGGCGCTGACAACCGCCGGGCTGCTGACCGAGGTGGTCGAGCGAATCTCTCAAAACCGCTACTGA
- a CDS encoding YIP1 family protein codes for MTAPNPPAIDPGLVARVQNILMRPKLEWPVIDAEYATTRSLFARYAMLLAAIGPVASLIGGQLFPIHIFGSVMRTPVVGGLLGAIVTWGLSLLSVFVLGLIIDALAPTFNGTRDKVQAMKVAVYSMTAAWVASIFNLFPALAWLGGLLGLYGFYLLYLGLPTVMKAPQDKALGYTAVVVVSAIVLWMVVGAIAAGVVASFVVGTVGLGALALS; via the coding sequence ATGACCGCTCCGAACCCGCCCGCCATTGATCCGGGCCTCGTCGCCCGCGTGCAGAACATCCTGATGCGGCCCAAGCTGGAGTGGCCCGTCATCGACGCCGAATACGCCACGACGCGCAGCCTGTTCGCCCGCTACGCCATGCTGCTGGCCGCGATCGGCCCGGTGGCCAGCCTGATCGGCGGACAGCTGTTCCCGATCCATATCTTCGGCTCGGTGATGCGCACGCCCGTGGTCGGCGGCCTCTTGGGCGCCATCGTCACCTGGGGCCTGTCGTTGCTGTCGGTCTTCGTTCTGGGCCTGATCATCGACGCCCTGGCGCCGACCTTCAACGGGACCAGGGACAAGGTGCAGGCGATGAAGGTCGCCGTCTATTCGATGACGGCCGCCTGGGTGGCGTCGATCTTCAACCTGTTCCCGGCGCTTGCCTGGCTGGGCGGCCTGTTGGGGCTCTACGGCTTCTACCTGCTCTACCTCGGCCTGCCGACCGTGATGAAGGCGCCGCAGGACAAGGCCCTGGGCTACACGGCAGTCGTCGTTGTCTCCGCCATCGTGCTGTGGATGGTCGTCGGCGCCATCGCCGCTGGCGTCGTCGCCAGCTTCGTGGTCGGCACGGTCGGTCTGGGCGCGCTGGCGCTCAGCTAG
- the alr gene encoding alanine racemase, producing MSLPASLTVDLNALARNFHTLQALTGVPVNPVVKADGYGLGAAAVAKRLMAEGARTFFVARAAEGVLLREALGAEPVIYVLDGCHGASAGLIKAANLRPVLNQPGQIAAWTAAGGGACGLQLDTGMNRLGFRVEDAPEPFEGLELVMTHLACADEPAHPLNRAQRDAYAAAVTRYPGVTRSFANSGGCFLGADFAFDVVRPGICLYGGGPEGKPDSRIAPVATLNAQIMQVRDVPAGETVGYSQGYRAEAPIRVATCGTGYADGVMRSNSPRGQVWVSGELRPILGRVSMDVLAVDVTGLDVAAGDTVEIFGANRLVDDAATAAGTISYEMLTSITPRVPRLYVG from the coding sequence ATGTCCCTCCCCGCCTCCCTCACCGTCGATCTCAACGCTCTGGCGCGCAATTTCCACACCCTGCAGGCCCTGACGGGCGTGCCGGTCAATCCGGTCGTCAAGGCCGACGGCTATGGCCTGGGGGCCGCCGCGGTGGCGAAAAGGCTGATGGCCGAGGGGGCGCGGACCTTCTTCGTGGCTCGGGCGGCCGAGGGCGTGCTGCTGCGCGAGGCCCTGGGCGCTGAGCCGGTCATCTATGTGCTGGACGGCTGCCACGGCGCGTCGGCAGGCCTGATCAAGGCGGCGAACCTGCGCCCTGTGCTGAACCAGCCGGGTCAGATCGCGGCCTGGACGGCAGCGGGCGGCGGCGCCTGCGGTCTGCAACTGGACACCGGCATGAACCGGCTGGGCTTCCGCGTCGAGGATGCGCCCGAGCCCTTCGAGGGGCTGGAGCTGGTGATGACCCATCTGGCCTGCGCCGATGAACCCGCCCATCCGCTGAACCGAGCGCAGCGCGACGCCTATGCCGCCGCAGTGACGCGCTATCCCGGCGTGACGCGGTCCTTCGCCAACTCGGGCGGCTGCTTCCTGGGAGCGGACTTCGCCTTTGACGTCGTGCGGCCGGGCATCTGCCTCTACGGCGGCGGGCCGGAGGGCAAGCCCGACAGCCGCATCGCCCCGGTCGCCACGCTAAACGCCCAGATCATGCAGGTGCGCGATGTGCCGGCGGGCGAGACGGTCGGCTATTCGCAGGGCTATCGCGCCGAGGCGCCGATCCGGGTGGCGACCTGCGGGACCGGCTATGCCGACGGCGTCATGCGCAGCAATAGTCCACGCGGTCAGGTCTGGGTCTCAGGCGAGCTTCGTCCCATCCTCGGCCGGGTGTCGATGGACGTGCTGGCGGTGGACGTCACCGGCCTGGACGTGGCGGCCGGCGACACGGTCGAGATCTTCGGCGCCAATCGTCTGGTGGACGACGCGGCGACGGCGGCGGGAACCATCAGCTACGAAATGCTGACCTCGATCACGCCGCGCGTGCCGCGCCTGTACGTCGGCTAG
- a CDS encoding replicative DNA helicase, whose amino-acid sequence MNAFAPMPYGNTDQVSVSSMPHNLEAEQALLGSLMFDNAVFERLSDRLRGSHMYEPFHQRLFEAIEDHIRQGLLAEPTILMERFKQDPAFHEFGGLRYLADLVDRAPPAANAPDYARVIYDLALRRDLIRIGGEMIKEAPNPETPADEQIEQAEQTLYSLAETGKPSSGFVSFSTALAGAVEMAGEAYQREGKLAGLATGLNDLDRKLGGLHPSDLLILAGRPSMGKTALATNMAFNVARAYQWEPTPEGRKTVNGGVVAFYSLEMSAEQLAMRILADASGVSSDKLRKGEIDASDFGKLRDAAVEIGESPLYIDATGGISISKLAARARRLKRMEHGLDLIIVDYLQLVTTGEGGGQKNRVQEVSEITGGLKALAKELGVPIIALSQLSRQVEQREDKRPQLSDLRESGSIEQDADCVMFVYRESYYLGRAEPREGSEEHLQWQQDMDRLQGQAEVVIGKQRHGPIGIVKLAFDADTVRFGNLAHDDRYGSAFADIPE is encoded by the coding sequence ATGAACGCCTTCGCTCCCATGCCCTACGGAAACACAGACCAGGTCTCCGTCTCGTCCATGCCCCACAACCTGGAGGCGGAGCAGGCGCTGCTGGGCTCGCTGATGTTCGACAACGCCGTGTTCGAGCGGCTGAGCGACCGACTGCGCGGCTCGCATATGTACGAGCCCTTCCATCAGCGGCTGTTCGAGGCGATCGAGGATCACATCCGCCAGGGGCTGCTGGCCGAGCCGACCATTCTGATGGAGCGGTTCAAGCAGGACCCGGCTTTCCACGAGTTCGGCGGCCTGCGCTACCTGGCCGACCTTGTCGACCGCGCCCCTCCGGCGGCCAACGCCCCCGACTATGCCCGCGTCATCTATGACCTGGCCCTGCGTCGCGACCTGATCCGCATCGGCGGCGAGATGATCAAGGAGGCGCCCAACCCAGAGACGCCCGCCGACGAACAGATCGAACAGGCGGAACAGACCCTCTATTCGCTGGCCGAGACGGGCAAGCCGTCGTCGGGCTTCGTCAGCTTCTCGACCGCCCTGGCCGGGGCCGTCGAAATGGCGGGCGAGGCCTATCAGCGCGAGGGCAAGCTGGCCGGTCTGGCCACTGGCCTGAACGATCTGGACCGCAAGCTGGGCGGCCTGCACCCCTCCGACCTTCTGATCCTGGCCGGTCGTCCGTCGATGGGTAAGACCGCGCTCGCCACCAACATGGCCTTCAACGTGGCCCGCGCCTATCAGTGGGAGCCGACGCCCGAGGGCCGCAAGACGGTCAACGGCGGCGTCGTGGCCTTCTATTCGCTGGAAATGAGCGCCGAACAGTTGGCCATGCGTATTCTGGCCGACGCATCCGGCGTATCCTCGGACAAGCTGCGCAAGGGCGAGATCGACGCCTCGGACTTCGGCAAGCTGCGCGACGCGGCGGTCGAGATCGGCGAGAGCCCCCTCTATATCGACGCCACCGGCGGCATCTCCATCTCCAAGCTGGCGGCGCGGGCGCGACGTCTGAAGCGGATGGAGCACGGCCTCGACCTGATCATCGTCGACTACCTGCAACTGGTGACGACGGGCGAAGGCGGCGGTCAGAAGAACCGGGTGCAGGAAGTGTCCGAGATCACCGGCGGCCTGAAGGCCCTGGCCAAGGAACTGGGCGTGCCGATCATCGCCCTGTCGCAGCTGTCGCGTCAGGTCGAGCAGCGCGAAGACAAGCGCCCGCAACTGTCCGACCTGCGTGAATCCGGCTCGATCGAGCAGGACGCCGACTGCGTCATGTTCGTCTATCGCGAGAGCTACTACCTGGGCCGGGCCGAGCCGCGCGAAGGCTCCGAAGAACACCTGCAATGGCAGCAGGACATGGACCGCCTGCAAGGCCAGGCCGAGGTGGTCATCGGCAAACAGCGTCACGGCCCCATCGGCATCGTCAAGCTGGCCTTCGACGCGGACACCGTCCGCTTCGGGAACCTGGCCCACGACGACCGCTACGGCAGCGCCTTCGCCGATATTCCTGAGTAG
- a CDS encoding DOPA 4,5-dioxygenase family protein, producing the protein MVTTAGPEREGALPSASRRALLVGGGVAAAAATAAAASRPAEAAVQVGDDSTLSPWGARPKGPPEPLPRGIDLPADPRAYSEISSYHAHIYFNEDTAYRAAHLRDWVIHRFKVELGEWNEGPRGPHTTPSFYFGFAKEQVPTVIPWLMLNHLGLKILIHPNTDDPYADHLINALWIGETQPVNAFRMVRSAKAAGGDIERVYPNTLPTLPLET; encoded by the coding sequence ATGGTGACGACGGCGGGACCCGAGCGCGAGGGAGCCCTCCCCTCCGCCTCGCGCCGGGCCCTGCTGGTCGGGGGCGGCGTGGCGGCTGCGGCGGCGACCGCCGCCGCTGCGTCCCGCCCGGCCGAAGCGGCGGTGCAGGTCGGCGACGACAGCACCCTCAGCCCCTGGGGCGCCCGCCCCAAGGGCCCGCCCGAGCCGCTGCCACGCGGGATCGACCTGCCCGCCGATCCCCGCGCCTATAGCGAGATCAGCAGCTATCACGCCCATATCTATTTCAACGAGGACACGGCCTATCGCGCGGCCCATCTGCGTGACTGGGTCATCCATCGATTCAAGGTCGAGCTGGGGGAATGGAACGAGGGACCGCGCGGCCCGCACACCACGCCCTCCTTCTACTTCGGCTTCGCCAAGGAGCAGGTCCCGACGGTCATCCCCTGGCTGATGCTGAACCATCTGGGGCTGAAGATCCTGATCCACCCCAACACCGACGATCCCTACGCCGACCACCTGATCAACGCCCTGTGGATCGGCGAGACCCAGCCGGTGAACGCCTTCCGCATGGTCCGCTCGGCCAAGGCGGCGGGCGGCGATATCGAGCGGGTCTATCCCAATACCCTGCCGACCCTGCCGCTGGAAACCTGA
- a CDS encoding TonB-dependent receptor — translation MTRPFAYRSSLFLAASGAALLIAGAASAQEAPADTTSVDDIVVTGSRVPSRSRLDTLAPVDVVTAETLSNRGTTEFAAALAQTVPSLSFARPSANDGSDSIRPATLRGLSPDQTLVLLNGTRRHASALVNVNGTVGRGSAAVDLNAIPTGALDRVEVLRDGASAQYGSDAIAGVINLRLKEAREGGGASITYGQYATTVETARGKRDETDGRTVTASAWQGLGLGSDGFLTLSAEYLNREPTNRSDLDPRVTPNAVTARLGDPKVEQWTVFANAGKPLNADWEAYGWAGYQDRDSEGAAFPRLANNANNVPAIYPNGFLPKIAINSKDLSLAGGVKGEIAGWSADFSLVYGRNALDFRTEDSLNATYGAASLTSFDSGSLIYDQLVFGADFTRQFEVGLTGPLNFAWGLEARREGYKIEAGQPESWNRGPLGSNTALAGGAQGFPGFQPSNEVDEDRDAVAVYADVEIPLTDKFTVEGALRVEDYSDFGDAQTGKLAARYDFSPNFALRGSISTGFRAPSLQQSFFTSTSSVIQNGAVVETGTFPATSAVATALGARALKPETSTNYSLGAVVRLGNFDLTVDAYKITIEDQIVLSELINRSFSPQVAGLLDPLGVQAARFFLNGVTTETEGVDIVGRYRLRTESAGNWDFTVAANVNDVSVTKLPTSSSVLNPVPTLFARSRILTIEEGTPDTKVSTSADWSQGRWGATARATYYASVLQAGSTPANDYSTGAKTTVDLEGRFQITDRVGVAVGVDNVFDEYPDAVPLALNSNGVLGFPYYSPFGFNGRYGYARLSVKW, via the coding sequence ATGACCCGCCCCTTCGCCTACCGTTCCAGTCTGTTCCTCGCCGCTTCCGGCGCCGCCCTGCTGATCGCGGGCGCGGCCTCGGCCCAGGAAGCCCCCGCCGACACCACATCCGTGGACGACATCGTCGTCACCGGCAGCCGCGTCCCCAGCCGCTCGCGCCTGGACACCCTGGCCCCCGTCGATGTCGTAACCGCCGAGACCCTGTCCAACCGCGGCACGACCGAGTTCGCCGCCGCCCTGGCCCAGACCGTGCCGTCGCTCAGCTTCGCTCGCCCGTCGGCCAATGACGGCTCCGACTCCATCCGCCCGGCTACCCTGCGCGGCCTGTCGCCTGACCAGACCCTGGTCCTGCTGAACGGCACGCGCCGTCACGCCTCGGCCCTGGTCAACGTCAACGGTACGGTCGGGCGCGGCTCAGCCGCCGTCGATCTGAACGCCATCCCGACCGGGGCTCTGGACCGGGTCGAGGTGCTGCGCGACGGAGCCTCGGCGCAATACGGCTCGGACGCCATCGCCGGTGTCATCAACCTGCGCCTCAAGGAGGCCCGCGAAGGCGGCGGCGCCAGCATCACCTACGGCCAATACGCCACGACGGTCGAGACGGCTCGCGGCAAGCGTGACGAGACCGACGGCCGCACCGTCACCGCCTCGGCATGGCAGGGTCTGGGCCTCGGTTCGGACGGCTTCCTGACCCTTTCGGCCGAGTATCTGAACCGCGAGCCGACCAACCGCTCGGACCTGGACCCGCGCGTGACGCCCAACGCCGTCACCGCCCGCCTCGGCGACCCCAAGGTCGAGCAGTGGACCGTCTTCGCCAACGCCGGCAAGCCGCTGAATGCAGACTGGGAAGCCTATGGCTGGGCTGGTTATCAGGACCGCGACAGCGAAGGCGCCGCCTTCCCGCGCCTGGCCAACAACGCCAACAACGTGCCCGCCATCTACCCCAACGGCTTCCTGCCCAAGATCGCCATCAACTCGAAGGACCTGTCGCTGGCGGGCGGCGTGAAGGGCGAGATCGCCGGATGGAGCGCCGACTTCAGCCTGGTCTATGGCCGCAACGCCCTGGATTTCCGCACCGAGGACTCCCTGAACGCCACCTATGGCGCAGCCTCGCTGACCAGCTTCGATTCCGGCAGCCTGATCTATGACCAACTGGTCTTCGGCGCCGACTTCACCCGCCAGTTCGAGGTCGGCCTCACCGGCCCGCTGAACTTCGCCTGGGGTCTGGAGGCCCGTCGTGAAGGCTACAAGATCGAGGCGGGTCAGCCGGAATCCTGGAACCGCGGCCCGCTGGGAAGCAACACCGCCCTGGCCGGCGGCGCGCAGGGATTCCCCGGCTTCCAGCCCTCGAACGAGGTGGATGAAGACCGCGACGCCGTCGCCGTCTACGCCGACGTCGAAATCCCGCTGACCGACAAGTTCACGGTCGAGGGCGCCCTGCGGGTCGAGGACTATTCCGACTTCGGCGACGCCCAGACCGGCAAGCTGGCGGCGCGCTACGACTTCAGCCCCAACTTCGCCCTGCGGGGTTCGATCTCGACCGGCTTCCGCGCGCCCTCGCTGCAGCAGAGCTTCTTCACCTCGACCTCGTCGGTGATCCAGAACGGCGCCGTGGTTGAAACCGGCACCTTCCCGGCCACTAGCGCCGTCGCCACGGCCCTCGGCGCCCGCGCGCTGAAGCCCGAAACCTCGACCAACTATTCGCTGGGCGCCGTCGTACGCCTGGGCAACTTCGACCTGACGGTGGACGCCTACAAGATCACCATCGAGGACCAGATCGTCCTGTCCGAGCTGATCAACCGTAGCTTCTCGCCCCAGGTCGCCGGCCTTCTGGACCCGCTGGGCGTCCAGGCCGCGCGCTTCTTCCTCAACGGCGTGACGACCGAGACCGAGGGCGTGGACATCGTCGGCCGCTACCGCCTGCGCACCGAAAGCGCCGGGAACTGGGACTTCACCGTCGCCGCCAACGTCAACGACGTGAGCGTGACCAAGCTGCCGACCTCGTCGTCGGTGCTGAACCCGGTGCCGACCCTGTTCGCCCGCAGCCGCATCCTGACCATCGAGGAAGGCACGCCGGATACGAAGGTCTCGACCTCGGCCGACTGGAGCCAGGGCCGTTGGGGCGCGACGGCGCGGGCCACCTACTACGCCAGCGTCCTGCAAGCCGGCTCGACCCCGGCCAACGACTACTCCACCGGGGCCAAGACCACGGTCGATCTGGAAGGCCGCTTCCAGATCACGGACCGTGTCGGCGTCGCCGTGGGCGTGGACAACGTCTTTGACGAATACCCGGACGCCGTGCCGCTGGCCCTGAACAGCAACGGGGTTCTGGGCTTCCCCTACTACTCGCCCTTCGGCTTCAACGGCCGCTACGGCTACGCCCGTCTGAGCGTGAAATGGTGA
- the rplI gene encoding 50S ribosomal protein L9 encodes MKVVLLERVENLGAIGDVVTVKDGFARNYLLPRDKARRATSANLKAFELDRAAIEARNEKNKADAQKVADKIDGQTYVMIRQAGETGHLYGSVAGRDVAEVIQSEGGKVERSQVVLNVAIKALGVHEVPVRLHPEVRATVKINIARSAEEAERQAKGEDVIRAQFDDERNAAEQAAQELIEGGAGQQEGFGDEA; translated from the coding sequence CGCCATCGGCGACGTCGTCACCGTCAAGGACGGCTTCGCTCGTAACTACCTGCTGCCGCGCGACAAGGCTCGCCGCGCGACCTCGGCCAACCTGAAAGCGTTCGAACTCGACCGCGCGGCTATCGAAGCCCGCAATGAGAAGAACAAGGCCGACGCACAGAAGGTCGCCGACAAGATCGACGGCCAGACCTACGTCATGATCCGTCAGGCCGGTGAAACCGGTCACCTGTACGGTTCGGTCGCCGGTCGCGACGTGGCTGAAGTCATTCAGTCCGAAGGCGGCAAGGTCGAGCGTTCGCAAGTCGTGCTGAACGTCGCGATCAAGGCCCTGGGCGTCCACGAAGTGCCGGTTCGCCTGCACCCCGAGGTCCGCGCCACGGTCAAGATCAACATCGCGCGTTCGGCCGAAGAAGCCGAGCGTCAAGCGAAGGGCGAGGATGTCATCCGCGCCCAGTTCGACGACGAGCGTAACGCCGCCGAACAAGCCGCCCAAGAACTGATCGAAGGCGGCGCCGGTCAACAAGAAGGCTTCGGCGACGAAGCCTGA